GCTTGGACTCCTGATGGTGATTTTTGCCGTTCAGATGCTTGCGTCAGGAAATACGCCCATCGGTCCCTTTCCCCGTTCCTGGCTGATGATTTTTTCCGGGCTTTTGTTCGCGGCTCTGGGAATAGAGTCCTGTATCATACCGGGAATCCTCGTCCCGTACTTGACGGTTCTTGTCGGTGTGCTCAATATCCTTGGCGGTGTCGTTTCGCTGTGGAAAATCGGCAGTTCCCGCCAGAGAGAATCAGAAGGGACCGGCGACCCTCTTTCAACGCTTTTGAAGAAGCTTTCTGCAGCACAGCTCACCATGAGCCTGCTGACGATTCTCTTCGGCGCCTCAATGCTTGTCTCTCACCTGATTCCCGGCCTCATCATCGGGGTGGTTCTTGCTGCAAACGGATGCGCTCTTCTGTACCTGATCCATGGCATGATGCTCCTGGACAAACTGCAGAGGGCGCAAACCTCTTAGAAATCCAAAGGAAATTCCACGACAAAATCAGTTCCTTCAAACTCTGAAGTCTTGAACGACGCTTTCCCGCGGAGATAACGCTCCGTCAGGAGCTTGATGCTGAAGGTGCCCAGCCCTCTTCCCTTGCCTTTTGTGGAGAAAGACCTTTTGAATATCTGCAACTGTGCGTCTCTGGGGATATATCCGTCATTATGGACTTTGAAGACAATCCTGTTGCTGTTCAGGTAACAGAGGATTACCACTTTCTGGCTTTCTTTCGATGCCTCAAGCGCATTTTTTACCATATTCCCGAGCACTCTCTTGATAAGCAGCCTGTCGGTCTGGAACTTGACCGCTTCTGAGTCCGGCGCAATGATGATATGCTTGTTATGGGCCACTATATGGCTCTTGTACAGGTCGGCAATTTCCTTGATTACATCAAGGGAATCGGCCTCTTCCTTCTTTATTATGAGCTCCATGTTCTCAGCAGCCGATATTGATTTCTGCGATTCAATCTCTTCAATGACATTCCCCGTCAGGTTAAAAATCAGGGTGGCAAAATTCTTGGTCTCACCGGACTCAGGGAGCGATTCGCATAGAAGGTCGGCATACCCGTAAAGCCCCCCCGTGGTATTCAGCACGTCATGAAAGAAAATTCTCTCCATGTTCTTTCTTCTTTTTTCGGCGCTTGCATCGAGGACCGAGAAGAAGGTGAATTTCTGCCCCTGCACCTCGAAGGGAGCACCGGAGACATTAAGATCAAGCGCATCGCCGGATTTCATCATTATCTGGCATTCGCTCCTGCACTCCTGTCCCTGCTGGCTTGTGAGAATCGTGCCGACGGCGCCGCAGACCTGGCAGAACTCGGTGGTCCCGCAGCCGCCTTCCGATTCATCGGAGTGAGCGCACGTGAAGACCTCTCCCGGCCTCAAGCCGAGAGCCTGCTTCTCTTCCTTTATGCCCAGAAAATCAAGGAAAGGCTTGTTGATAAATACTATCTGCCGGCACTCATTGAGAATAACGGTAAAACCGGGAACGATATCGAGTATCTGCTTTATGAGGGAATTTTTTTTGATTTCGTCCACCTGCTTCTGCAGCGCTTCACCTTTCAGCCTTTCGGCGGGAGCGAATGAGGTAGGTATTGTGCGGTTTTCCATGGCAATCTCTCCTTGTAATGAGGATCTTTCCCTATATCCCGAGCACCACTTTGGCTTTTTCTCTTATTTCCTGAGGCCTGAAAGGCTTCTTTAGAAAACCGTCAGCGCCTACCTTCCTGACCTGTTCATCTATATCGGGATCCATGACGGAAGAGGCGATGAGGATCTTGATATCCTTGTATTTCTCATCGCATTTGAGCAGCATGCTCAGGGTCAGCCCCTCCATCTTGGGAAGAATGATATCGCTTATTATCACATCGGGCTTGTCAAGCTGCACTTCCCGGTAAATGTCGAGGCCGTTGTCAAAGAATCTGGCTTCGACGCCTTCCAGTTTTGAGAAAGTCCGTTTATATATATCTAATATGTTGGGATCATCATCGGCGCAGTATAATTTTTTCATGGTCAACCCCTCACTCTCACGTATTTGATATAATTCCGATCATTCAACAGTGAGCTTCATTACTTCGTCGATTCCGGTATTCCCGGCAAGCCAGCTCTCGATGGCGCTCTGACGAAGGGTCGTGAAGTCGCCTTTCTCGGCAATCTGCTGTATTTTGTCGGATGTCATGTCAATATCTGCAAGCCTTCTCATTTCAGGCGTTATCTCCAGAAGCTCATAGATGGCCACTCTTCCCCTGTAACCCGATTTTTCACAGTTTCCGCACCCTACTGGCTTGTAGGGCGCTGCTCCCTGCGGCAATTTTTTAAGATCCAGAATGTCCAGATGCTCCTTTTCCACCTTGAGGGGCTCTTTGCATTTTGTGCAGAGACGCCTTATGAGCCTCTGGGCGAGGACACCGATGAGAGAAGTCATCACAAGATATCCCGGAACTCCCATGTCAATGAGCCTTGTAGGCGCTGAAGCGGCATCATTGGTGTGAAGGGTGCTGTAGAGCATATGCCCCGTAAGAGACGCTCTTATGGCGATTTCCGCAGTTTCGCGGTCTCGTATCTCACCGACGAGCACGATTTCAGGATCGTGCCTGAGCACTGATCTCAAGCAGCTCGCAAAAGTATAGCCTATCGGGGCATTCATCTGAAACTGCATGACGCCCTTGATTTTTGACTCGACGGGATCTTCAAGGGTAAGGATCTTTTTCTCCGGTGAGAGAATATATCTCAAGGTCGCGTAAAGAGTGGTGGACTTCCCCGATCCCGTGGGCCCCGTGACCAATATGACCCCGTGGGGCCTCGATATCATTTTCTTATATTTCTGCAGCATGGGAGGCGAAAAGCCCAGGTCGTCAAGGTCCTTGATGTTTGAACCGGAGGTAAGCACACGGATTACCACCGACTCTCCGTATAAATTGGGAATCATCGAGATTCTCAGATCATACTTTTTACCGTCCACTTCAAAAGTGGATCTGCCGTCCTGGGGGAGCCTCTTCTCGGCAACATTCATTTCCGAGATTATTTTGATCCGGGAAGTGACGGCTCTTATCAAATCAAGAGGCGGAGCCGGATAGTTCCTCAGGATACCGTCTACGCGGTATCTGAGCTCCACCTCATCCTCATAGGGCTCCAGGTGAATATCGCTTGCTCCCAGGCGGATTCCGGTGGTGAGAATGTGATCGACAAATTTTATCGAAGGAGCATCGCCTTCACCGGTCTTGACCTCGGGCTGCTTCGCTTTTGAATCCGGTTTTGTCTCGGCAGCGGGTGCGGTCTTGCCGGAAAAGGCCTTTATCTTTTCCGCGGATTTTGCTCCCGCAAGGTAATGCTTGTTTATGGCGCTTTCAACATTTTCCCGGGTCGTGACGATTTCCTGCATGGTAAGCCTGGTCTGCTGCAATATGAAGTCTTCCGCAGTGATATTGCCGGGTTCTGCGACAGCCACAAAAATCTTATCCTTGAGTATGAAAAGGGGCATCAGGCAGAACCGCCGTGCCACTTCTTCGGGTATTCTTTCGACGGCCTCATCAGAGATGGTGAACTGGTTCAGAAACATCGAAGGCAAATCGTGGAATTTTGACAATGACGACAGCACCTGCTCGGGCTTGACATATCCGCCTTTCAGCATGAAATCCGCCGGGTCGTTTTTTGTGCCTGCAAAAGCCGTCACTTTCTGCCAGACTTGAGGATCTATCTCATTTCTCACGCTTTCAAGCCATGTTCCCATTGCCGCCTCCTTGATATGAACTGCAGAGCCATCAGTCAGGTCTGTAAAATCGCTCCCAGCGCGGTATTATACACGCATATCTTCTTCTCATCGGAAACAGACCGCTTCTCAAGGTTCTTCCACGTTTCCGCTATCACTTCCATCCCGGTGAACTCAGAGATTCTCCTGTCAAGATTTTTAAGCTGCGATGAGCCTCCGGCCAGATAGATCTTATCCAGTCCGGGCGAATAAGCCCGGTTTATATTTTTAAATCCGTCAATGGATTTTTTCACCTGCTCGAGCCATCTTGAAAGCACGGGCTCGAAGAATACTTCTTTTGCGAGGACATCATAGGCACACTTCTGTTTCTGGGATTCCTGCCAGGTCAGCTGCAGGCCCATCTGGAACGCGTAGGTGAAATTAGCTCCGGCTATGGTGAAATTTCTCATGAAATAAGGAAAGCCGTTCCTGATGAAAACGATTGTCGTCAGCAAGCTTCCGCAGTTCACCAGCACGGAGAATTTATCGGGATTCTTCTCATAATTCACGGAATGTGAATTGACAAGGGCAAAAGATGCCATTATGAAATTGTCGGCCTTGCAACCGCACTCTGTCAGAATATCTCGATAAGCATCAAAACTTTCATGGTGAATTGAAATGAAAAAAATCCCTGTCTTCTCTTTCTTTCCGCTTACAGGAGGGACGGCCTTATAAGTGATGACCGCTTCCTTAAGCGTATAGGGAATGCATTTTCTCGCGATAGACTTTACCGCTAAATCTTCCTGATCGGGCTTCAGTTTCGGAAGCTCCGCGTAGCCGCTTATCTCCCCGTCTCCCTGCACGCAGATATTCAGGGAATTTCCCGATCTGGAGCCCGGTGCCATGTGCTCTGAAAGAATTTTTTTTACTTTCTCCGGTTTATTATTTTCGTCGGGGCCCTGATCCATGAACTTTCTTTCCGGAAAGAGCTCTATTTCAGAAAGGTTTTCAATGTCTTTTCTGTTCTGCTCGCAGACTCCAAGCTTTATGCTGTACGACCCGATATCGAGTCCCAGGTACTTTTTCCCGAGTGCCATCGCAAGCCTTCTTTCTCCTCTCCTCACGCCCCTGATAAAGCGCAGAGCCCTCTCCCTGGAATAAAAAGTGTGTCAGTTATCCCAAATCTCCAATTATGGAGCGAGCCGCGCTCTCCAGCACAGGCATGGCAGTAATAATTCTATTTTGTTCACTGTCACCAGAAATATTCTAAGACGCACCGCACTATCCCTTCTTGAAAGCCTCACCGCATAAGGATAAAAGGTTAAGAAGACAAAAATGTCGAACCTTGCTGGCACCATTTGCCGAGAGGTGGGGACATGCCAAAATTCTATTTTAAATATCTGGATGAAGAAGATGCCATATATGCAGGCGATATTGAAGTGGAAAACAGAGCGTCTGCCCTGGAGACCCTGTGCCTGCAGTATACTCTGATCGAGCTCGTGGAGGAGAAGGAGCCCTTCACTCTCTTCAAAGAGCCCATAAAAACCCAGGATATAATGATTTTCACGAAACAGCTCTCCACGATGCTGAAAGCAGGGATGTCCCTTGTAAAATCAATTGACATAATGGCTCATGACGCAAAAAACATCACCTTGAAAAAAATGCTGCAGAGCACTTCAAAAGGCATTGCGCAGGGGAAGCCGTTATCGGACCTTCTCAAAGATTACCCGAGAGAGTTCTCAAAACTCTTTGTCTCACTGGTGGCGGCTGGCGAGGCGAGCGGGCAGCTGCCGCTCATTCTGCAGCGCCTTGCGGTCCATCTCGAGAACGCCGAGAATATAAAAAAGAAGATCAAGGCCGCCATGTCCTACCCGGTCACCATATTGATAGTCGCCTTCGCGATGTGCTTTTTCATATTTCTGTTCGGCACGAAGCAGTTTTCTGAAATCTATGCCGGCCTGAACGCCGATCTTCCACCCCTGACGGTGATGTTCATGAGCGCGGCGGATTTCATATCAAAATACTGGTATGTGCTGATCATCATCATCGCCGGAATTTTCTATGGCGTGCTCTATTTTCTCAGGACGGAGAAAGGCGCTTATCTCTTTGATGCCACAATCTTGAAAATCCCCCTTGTGGGGGTGATGCTGAAACAGATCGCGATAACCAATTTCTGCAGAACCCTCGGCACTCTGTATTCAAGCGGGGTGCCGATAGTGCAATCCCTGGAACTGATATGCGCCAGCATTGACAACAGAGTGGTAGAAAAAGTCGTCCTGAGCGCCCTCAAGAACGTGAAAGAGGGAGAGTCGATCTCAAAACCGCTGCGCGAAAGCGATATCTTTACCAGCATGTCAATCAGCATGATTGCAAGCGGCGAAGAGTCGGGGACCCTTGAAATAATGCTCGAGGAAATCGCTTCATATTACGAGGGAGAAGTTGACGTGATGATAAAAGCGATGATGGGCATGATGGAGCCGCTTGTCATCCTGGTGGTCGGGGTTTTTGTCGCGGTGCTGATATTTGC
This DNA window, taken from Candidatus Eremiobacterota bacterium, encodes the following:
- the pilM gene encoding pilus assembly protein PilM, producing the protein MALGKKYLGLDIGSYSIKLGVCEQNRKDIENLSEIELFPERKFMDQGPDENNKPEKVKKILSEHMAPGSRSGNSLNICVQGDGEISGYAELPKLKPDQEDLAVKSIARKCIPYTLKEAVITYKAVPPVSGKKEKTGIFFISIHHESFDAYRDILTECGCKADNFIMASFALVNSHSVNYEKNPDKFSVLVNCGSLLTTIVFIRNGFPYFMRNFTIAGANFTYAFQMGLQLTWQESQKQKCAYDVLAKEVFFEPVLSRWLEQVKKSIDGFKNINRAYSPGLDKIYLAGGSSQLKNLDRRISEFTGMEVIAETWKNLEKRSVSDEKKICVYNTALGAILQT
- a CDS encoding response regulator, which gives rise to MKKLYCADDDPNILDIYKRTFSKLEGVEARFFDNGLDIYREVQLDKPDVIISDIILPKMEGLTLSMLLKCDEKYKDIKILIASSVMDPDIDEQVRKVGADGFLKKPFRPQEIREKAKVVLGI
- a CDS encoding HAMP domain-containing sensor histidine kinase, translating into MENRTIPTSFAPAERLKGEALQKQVDEIKKNSLIKQILDIVPGFTVILNECRQIVFINKPFLDFLGIKEEKQALGLRPGEVFTCAHSDESEGGCGTTEFCQVCGAVGTILTSQQGQECRSECQIMMKSGDALDLNVSGAPFEVQGQKFTFFSVLDASAEKRRKNMERIFFHDVLNTTGGLYGYADLLCESLPESGETKNFATLIFNLTGNVIEEIESQKSISAAENMELIIKKEEADSLDVIKEIADLYKSHIVAHNKHIIIAPDSEAVKFQTDRLLIKRVLGNMVKNALEASKESQKVVILCYLNSNRIVFKVHNDGYIPRDAQLQIFKRSFSTKGKGRGLGTFSIKLLTERYLRGKASFKTSEFEGTDFVVEFPLDF
- a CDS encoding GspE/PulE family protein → MGTWLESVRNEIDPQVWQKVTAFAGTKNDPADFMLKGGYVKPEQVLSSLSKFHDLPSMFLNQFTISDEAVERIPEEVARRFCLMPLFILKDKIFVAVAEPGNITAEDFILQQTRLTMQEIVTTRENVESAINKHYLAGAKSAEKIKAFSGKTAPAAETKPDSKAKQPEVKTGEGDAPSIKFVDHILTTGIRLGASDIHLEPYEDEVELRYRVDGILRNYPAPPLDLIRAVTSRIKIISEMNVAEKRLPQDGRSTFEVDGKKYDLRISMIPNLYGESVVIRVLTSGSNIKDLDDLGFSPPMLQKYKKMISRPHGVILVTGPTGSGKSTTLYATLRYILSPEKKILTLEDPVESKIKGVMQFQMNAPIGYTFASCLRSVLRHDPEIVLVGEIRDRETAEIAIRASLTGHMLYSTLHTNDAASAPTRLIDMGVPGYLVMTSLIGVLAQRLIRRLCTKCKEPLKVEKEHLDILDLKKLPQGAAPYKPVGCGNCEKSGYRGRVAIYELLEITPEMRRLADIDMTSDKIQQIAEKGDFTTLRQSAIESWLAGNTGIDEVMKLTVE
- a CDS encoding type II secretion system F family protein, with the protein product MPKFYFKYLDEEDAIYAGDIEVENRASALETLCLQYTLIELVEEKEPFTLFKEPIKTQDIMIFTKQLSTMLKAGMSLVKSIDIMAHDAKNITLKKMLQSTSKGIAQGKPLSDLLKDYPREFSKLFVSLVAAGEASGQLPLILQRLAVHLENAENIKKKIKAAMSYPVTILIVAFAMCFFIFLFGTKQFSEIYAGLNADLPPLTVMFMSAADFISKYWYVLIIIIAGIFYGVLYFLRTEKGAYLFDATILKIPLVGVMLKQIAITNFCRTLGTLYSSGVPIVQSLELICASIDNRVVEKVVLSALKNVKEGESISKPLRESDIFTSMSISMIASGEESGTLEIMLEEIASYYEGEVDVMIKAMMGMMEPLVILVVGVFVAVLIFALAFPLFNLIQTMG